A genome region from Cervus elaphus chromosome 18, mCerEla1.1, whole genome shotgun sequence includes the following:
- the LOC122674742 gene encoding melanoma-associated antigen 10-like, with protein MSELSKPEEDLQDPGEAQGPIEVPLLEAEVGESASHLASYPPASSSAPVEALPQDILHRMMAKLMKFLLLKYRTKELTSQAEMLNKVLRDNQEHFPVVFREVSVCLQLVFGVDVKEVDPAEHIYILVPILGLTCDEMLSDGVGLPKAGFLVLVLSMIMRFGDPAPEEAVWGELNRMGVYVGSEQCVFGEPRELLTQVWVREGYLQYQQVPDSHPVRYEFLWGPRAYVETSKWQVMAFMRRVNQRPLRAFPFLSA; from the coding sequence ATGAGTGAGCTCAGCAaacccgaggaagaccttcaggacccaggcgaggcccagggccctatcgaggtgccgctcttggaggctgaggtgggggagtccGCATCCCACTTGGCCTCCTACCCCCCAGCATCCTCCTCCGCTCctgtggaggccttgccccaaGATATTCTGCATAGGATGATGGCTAAACTGATGAAGTTCCTGCTCCTCAAGTATCGAACCAaggagctgacctcccaggcggaaatgctgaataaggtcctcagggataaccaggagcacttcccggtggtcttcagggaagtctcagtgtgcctgcagctggtctttggTGTGGATGTGAAGGAGGTGGACCCAGCGGAGCACATCTATATCTtggtccccatcctgggcctcacttgcgatgagatgctgagcgatggggtgggcctgcccaaggccggcttcctggtgctggtcctcagcatGATCATGCGGTTTGGAGACCCGGCCCCTGAGGAGGCGGTCTGGGGAGAACTCAACAGGATGGGGGTGTATGTTGGGAGTGAGCAATGTGTCTTTGGGGAGCCCAGGGAgcttctgacccaagtgtgggtgcggGAGGGATACCTGCagtaccagcaggtgcctgacagccaccctgttcgctatgagttcctgtggggtccccgggcctatgtggagaccagcaagtggcaagtcatggcATTTATGCGCAGGGTCAACCAAAGGCCTTTGAGGGCTTTCCCATTCCTGTCTGCATAA